The following coding sequences are from one Neodiprion lecontei isolate iyNeoLeco1 chromosome 7, iyNeoLeco1.1, whole genome shotgun sequence window:
- the LOC107225031 gene encoding spore wall protein 2, translated as MNKLIVLLIIGTLCHQQTSGRPSHDEEHGHHKRGICGRKSGDRVRSDYEEGLAREDDTEMYVEMDENLKVEMDLWEKMNDEMAEDIRRDLENLDLDLKKHIKDERYPEMEKNVEEESLEEERYREDEKYRETEMRVKEEYLEKEKHLRSEKYDVKEDYQDTMEDDEKEYGKTQMKDQEKDQRQEMWDDAIMEEDQEEEKDETDENDQEREKNQKKKKCNKKQKSQGMETNQKEEYQQKEEGQGEEKNQKEEYQHKEKGQGEEKNQKEEYQHKEKGQGEEKNQKEEYQHKEKGQGEEKNQKEEYQHKEKGQGEEKNQKEEYQHKEKGQGEEKNQKEEYQHKEKGQGEEKNQKEEYQHKEKGQGEEKNQKEEYQHKEKGQGEEKNQKEENQHKEKGQGEEKNQKEENQHKEKGQGEEKNQKEENQHKEKGQGEEKNQKEEYQHKEKGQGEEKNQKEEYQHKEKGQGEEKNQKEEYQHKEKGQGEEKNQKEEYQHKEKGQGEEKNQKEENQHKEKGQGEEKNQKEENQHKEKGQGEEKNQKEENQHKEKGQGEEKNQKEENQHKEKGQGEEKNQKEENQHKEKGQGEEKNQKEENQHKEKGQGEEKNQKEENQHKEKGQGEEKNQKEENQHKEKGQGEEKNQKEENQHKEKGQGEEKNQKEENQHKEKGQGEEKNHKEENQHKEKGQGEEKNQKEENQHNEKSQGEEKNHKEEYQQNGKSQEMESKNQKEEYQQNGNSKGMETNQKKEEYQQNGKSQGMETNHKKEEHQQYEKSGGMEKNQKKAEYQQNGNSKGMETNQKKEEYQQNGQSQEMETNHKKEEYQQYGKSQSMETNQKKEEYHENGKSQGLETNQKKEAYQQYGKSQGMETNQKKEEYHQNGKSQEMETNQKKEEYQQYGKSQGMETNQKKEEYHQNGKSQEMETNQKKEGYQQYGKSQGMETNQKKEEYHQNGKSQEMETNQKKEGYQQYGKSQGMETNQKKEEYHQNGKSQEMETNQKKEEYQQYGKSQGMETNQKKEEYHQNGKSQEMETNQKKEAYQQYEKSQGTETNQKKEEYHQNGKSQEMETNQKKEEYHQNGKSQEMEANQKKEERKQSGSSKKQ; from the exons ATGAATAAACTAATCGTGTTACTTATTATCGGTACTTTGTGCCATCAACAGACTTCCGGTAGACCAAGTCACGATGAAGAGCACGGTCATCACAAAAGAGGCA TTTGTGGTCGAAAATCAGGCGATAGAGTGAGATCAGACTATGAAGAAGGGTTAGCAAGAGAAGATGACACGGAGATGTATGTGGAAATGGACGAAAATCTAAAGGTGGAGATGGACCTGTGGGAAAAGATGAATGACGAAATGGCCGAGGATATCAGGAGGGATCTGGAAAATCTAGATCTAGATCTGAAGAAGCATATAAAGGATGAAAGGTACCCGGAGATGGAGAAAAATGTGGAAGAGGAGAGTCTAGAGGAGGAAAGGTATAGGGAGGATGAGAAGTACCGGGAGACGGAGATGCGTGTGAAGGAGGAGTATctagaaaaagaaaagcatCTGAGGAGTGAAAAGTATGACGTGAAAGAGGATTACCAAGATACGATGGAAGACGACGAAAAGGAATATGGTAAAACACAGATGAAGGACCAAGAAAAGGATCAAAGACAAGAGATGTGGGATGATGCTATAATGGAAGAAGAccaagaggaagaaaaagatgaaacaGATGAGAACGACcaagaaagggagaaaaatcaaaagaagaaaaaatgtaacaagAAGCAGAAAAGCCAAGGAATGGAGACAAATCAGAAAGAAGAATATCAACAAAAGGAGGAAGGTCAAGGAGAGGAAAAGAATCAGAAAGAGGAATACCAACACAAGGAGAAAGGTCAAGGAGAGGAAAAGAATCAGAAAGAGGAATACCAACACAAGGAGAAAGGTCAAGGAGAGGAAAAGAATCAGAAAGAGGAATACCAACACAAGGAGAAAGGTCAAGGAGAGGAAAAGAATCAGAAAGAGGAATACCAACACAAGGAGAAAGGTCAAGGAGAGGAAAAGAATCAGAAAGAGGAATACCAACACAAGGAGAAAGGTCAAGGAGAGGAAAAGAATCAGAAAGAGGAATACCAACACAAGGAGAAAGGTCAAGGAGAGGAAAAGAATCAGAAAGAGGAATACCAACACAAGGAGAAAGGTCAAGGGGAGGAAAAGAATCAGAAAGAGGAATACCAACACAAGGAGAAAGGTCAAGGGGAGGAAAAGAATCAGAAAGAGGAAAACCAACACAAGGAGAAAGGTCAAGGGGAGGAAAAGAATCAGAAAGAGGAAAACCAACACAAGGAGAAAGGTCAAGGGGAGGAAAAGAATCAGAAAGAGGAAAACCAACACAAGGAGAAAGGTCAAGGGGAGGAAAAGAATCAGAAAGAGGAATACCAACACAAGGAGAAAGGTCAAGGGGAGGAAAAGAATCAGAAAGAGGAATACCAACACAAGGAGAAAGGTCAAGGGGAGGAAAAGAATCAGAAAGAGGAATACCAACACAAGGAGAAAGGTCAAGGGGAGGAAAAGAATCAGAAAGAGGAATACCAACACAAGGAGAAAGGTCAAGGGGAGGAAAAGAATCAGAAAGAGGAAAACCAACACAAGGAGAAAGGTCAAGGGGAGGAAAAGAATCAGAAAGAGGAAAACCAACACAAGGAGAAAGGTCAAGGGGAGGAAAAGAATCAGAAAGAGGAAAACCAACACAAGGAGAAAGGTCAAGGGGAGGAAAAGAATCAGAAAGAGGAAAACCAACACAAGGAGAAAGGTCAAGGGGAGGAAAAGAATCAGAAAGAGGAAAACCAACACAAGGAGAAAGGTCAAGGGGAGGAAAAGAATCAGAAAGAGGAAAACCAACACAAGGAGAAAGGTCAAGGAGAGGAAAAGAATCAGAAAGAGGAAAACCAACACAAGGAGAAAGGTCAAGGAGAGGAAAAGAACCAGAAAGAGGAAAACCAACACAAGGAGAAAGGTCAAGGAGAGGAAAAGAATCAGAAAGAGGAAAACCAACACAAGGAGAAAGGTCAAGGAGAGGAGAAGAACCAGAAAGAGGAAAACCAACACAAGGAGAAAGGTCAAGGAGAGGAGAAGAATCACAAAGAGGAAAACCAACACAAGGAGAAAGGTCAAGGAGAGGAAAAGAATCAGAAAGAGGAAAACCAACACAACGAGAAAAGCcaaggagaagaaaagaatCACAAGGAGGAATACCAACAGAACGGGAAAAGTCAAGAAATGGAGTCAAAGAATCAGAAGGAGGAATACCAACAAAATGGAAATAGTAAAGGAATGGAGACGAATCAGAAGAAGGAGGAATACCAACAGAATGGAAAAAGCCAAGGAATGGAGACCAATCACAAGAAGGAGGAGCACCAACAGTATGAAAAAAGcggaggaatggagaaaaatcAGAAGAAGGCGGAATACCAACAAAATGGAAATAGCAAAGGAATGGAGACGAATCAGAAGAAGGAAGAATACCAACAGAATGGACAAAGCCAAGAAATGGAGACAAATCACAAGAAGGAGGAATATCAACAGTATGGGAAAAGCCAAAGTATGGAGACAAATCAGAAGAAAGAGGAATACCATGAGAATGGAAAAAGCCAAGGACTGGAGACGAATCAGAAGAAGGAGGCATATCAACAGTATGGGAAAAGCCAAGGAATGGAGACAAATCAGAAGAAAGAGGAATACCATCAGAATGGAAAGAGCCAAGAAATGGAGACGAATCAGAAGAAGGAGGAATATCAACAGTATGGGAAAAGTCAAGGAATGGAGACAAATCAGAAGAAAGAGGAATACCATCAGAATGGAAAGAGCCAAGAAATGGAGACGAATCAGAAGAAGGAGGGATATCAACAGTATGGGAAAAGTCAAGGAATGGAGACAAATCAGAAGAAAGAGGAATACCATCAGAATGGAAAGAGCCAAGAAATGGAGACGAATCAGAAGAAGGAGGGATATCAACAGTATGGGAAAAGTCAAGGAATGGAGACAAATCAGAAGAAAGAGGAATACCATCAGAATGGAAAGAGCCAAGAAATGGAGACGAATCAGAAGAAGGAGGAATATCAACAGTATGGGAAAAGCCAAGGAATGGAGACAAATCAGAAGAAAGAGGAATACCATCAGAATGGAAAAAGCCAAGAAATGGAGACGAATCAGAAGAAGGAGGCATATCAACAGTACGAGAAAAGCCAAGGAACGGAGACGAATCAGAAGAAAGAGGAATACCATCAGAATGGAAAAAGCCAAGAAATGGAGACGAATCAGAAGAAAGAGGAATACCATCAGAATGGAAAAAGCCAAGAAATGGAGGCGAATCAGAAGaaggaggaaagaaaacaGAGTGGAAGTTCTAAAAAACAGTGA